The following are from one region of the Paenibacillus sabinae T27 genome:
- a CDS encoding TraR/DksA C4-type zinc finger protein: MNHLTSEQLDHLHGLLVQQRDDIRHRLIENEDHGLEDSMRDMSGELSEIDNHPGDVATDLYHRSMDISLQEREELELTEIEDALRAMDNGTYGICAASGEPIPYERLAALPATRYCKEHSPRQEKPHTRPVEEEFLTPPFGRSSLDDKEYNGFDGEDAWQIVESYGTSNTPAMAEGNNIDSYNDVEIESHDPDGWVEPWENFIATDMTGSNITIMRGHQYQQYMDSGEGDYLLDPYGKREKE; encoded by the coding sequence ATGAATCACCTGACCTCGGAGCAGCTTGACCACCTGCACGGGCTTCTTGTCCAGCAGCGGGACGATATCCGGCACAGGCTTATAGAGAATGAAGATCACGGTCTGGAGGATTCCATGCGGGATATGTCGGGCGAGCTCTCGGAAATCGACAATCATCCCGGTGACGTCGCCACCGACCTGTACCACCGTTCCATGGACATCTCGCTTCAGGAGCGCGAAGAGCTGGAACTAACCGAAATTGAGGACGCGCTTCGAGCGATGGACAACGGCACATACGGCATTTGCGCAGCAAGCGGTGAGCCGATTCCTTATGAGCGCCTGGCCGCCCTGCCCGCAACACGCTATTGCAAAGAACACAGCCCCCGTCAGGAAAAACCGCATACGCGGCCTGTCGAAGAGGAGTTTCTCACCCCGCCCTTTGGACGAAGCAGCCTGGATGACAAGGAGTATAACGGGTTTGACGGTGAGGATGCCTGGCAGATCGTCGAAAGCTACGGCACCTCCAATACGCCGGCCATGGCCGAGGGAAACAATATCGATTCCTACAATGATGTAGAGATCGAATCCCACGATCCGGACGGCTGGGTGGAGCCCTGGGAAAATTTCATCGCCACGGATATGACCGGCAGCAACATTACGATCATGCGCGGCCATCAGTACCAGCA